AGCAGCAGGTCGGGCGAGCGCACCAGCGTGCAGGCCAGCCCGAGCTTCTGCTTCATGCCGCCAGAGAGCTTGCCGGCCGGGCGGTCGGTGAAGCGGCCGAGGTCGGTCATTTCCATCAGCCGCGCATAGCGTTCGCGCCGCTTGTCGCGGGGCACGCCGTGCAGGTCGGCGTAGAGGTCGAGGTTCTCTTGCACGCTCAGGTCGTCGTAGAGGCCGAAGCGCTGCGGCATGTAGCTGATGCGGTCCTGCACGGCCTGCGGATCGGCCGAGACGTCGATGCCGAGTACGCGAAGTTCGCCCGCGTCGGCGCGCATCAGGCCAGCCATGAGGCGCAGTAGCGTGGTCTTGCCGGCACCGTCTGGGCCGACCAGGGCGGTGAGCGTGCCGGTCGGCACTTCGAGCGATACGTCGTCGAGCGCGAGCACGGGCTCTTTCGACGCTTTCAGCAGGAAGCGCTTGTGCAGCGAGCGTCCGGCCACGGCCGGCCCGGTGGTGGTCATCAGGGCTTGCCGGTGGCGGGCGACAGCTGCAGCCGCACAGTGGCCGGCATGCCGAGCCGCAGCCGGTCTTGCGGGTCATCGACCATCACGCGAATTTCGTAGACGAGGCTGCTGCGCAGCTCCTCGGTCTGCACGGTCTTGGGCGTGAATTCAGCCACCGACGAGATGTAGCCGACCTTGCCCGCGATGGCTTCGCCGGGCTGGCTGTCGGTGCTTACGCGGGCCTCCTGCCCGGCGCGCACGCGGCCGAGGTCGGGCTCGGCCACATAGGCGCGCACCCACTTGGGATCGGTGATGGCGAGCGTGAAGGCCGGGCGCTGCGGCGAGGCCATGTCGCCTGGCTCGAGCAGGCGGGCGCGCACGACGGCGTCGATGGGCGCCTTGAGCTCGGCCTCGGTGAGCTGGTGGTTCATGAGCGCGAGCTCGGCGCGGGCCGATTCGAGCTGGGCTTGCGCCTGGCCGATGTCTTCCTTGCGCGGGCCGCTGACGACCAGTTGCTGCGCCTTGCGCGCGTTGTCGAGCTGCGCCAGCGCCACCTTGCGCCTGGCCTGTGCGCTGTCGAGGTCCTGCTGGCTCACGGCGCGGCCGGCCGTGGTGTTGCCGATGGCCTGCAGGCGAGCGAACTGCTGCTGTGCCAGATCGGCATCGGCCTGCGCGGCGGCTACCTGGGCCTTGGCCTGCGCCACTTCTTCGGGGCGGCTGCCGGTCTTCAGGCGCAGCAGGGCCTGTTCCTGCACGCCGATGCGTGCCTGCGACTGCGCCACGCGCAGTACCAGTGAGCGGGTGTCGAGCCGGCCGAGCACCTGCCCGGCGCGCACGCGGTCGCCTTCGCGCACCGCCAGCTCGGCCACGCGGTCGTTGGCATTGAAGGCCAGCGAGACCTGGCGCAGGTCGACGTTGCCGTACAGCACAAGCTGGTCGGAGGGCGTGGCGGAGTGGTGCGCGTACCACCAGCCGCCCACCGCCGCGACGATGGCCACGGCGGCGATGGCAATGAGGGGCTTCTTGTTCATGGCGTGTGTCCTGACTGGGCTGCGGCCCGGAAGTCGGCGCGATGATATCAAATTGAAATTTGAATTTGAAGTATTTTTTTGTTTGAGTTAGCCTCGGGGCATGGCAACCCGCACTCAGCGTACCGACGGCAACACCACGCGCCTGCACATCCTCGAAACCGCTGGCCGGCTGTTCGCGGCGCAAGGCTTCGCAGAAAGCACCAGCAAGGAAATCTGTACCCGCGCCGGCACCAACATGGCCGCCATCAACTACCACTTCGGCGGGCGCGACGGGCTCTACGAGGCGGTGCTGGTCGAGGCGCACAAGCAACTGGTGAGCCTCGACGAGCTGATGGCGCTGTCATTGGAGTCGACCGATCCGCGCCTGAAACTGCGCGCCTTTCTCACGCACATGCTCGAGATGAGCGCCCAGCCGAAGGCACCATGGGGGTTCCGCGTGGTGCTGCGCGAGGCGCTGTCGCCGTCGCCGGCCATGCCGGCGCTGATCCAGCGGGCTGTGCTGCCCAAGGCCAGGCTGATGCGCGGCATCGTCGGCGAGATCATGGGCCTGCCCGACGACCATCCCTCGGTGCAGCGCAGCCTGCTGCTCACGGTGCTGCCGTGCCTCGTGATGACGGTGGCGCCCAAGGACCTGAGCAGCAAGGTTCTGCCGGCCCTGAAGGACACGCAAGCCCTTGCCGAAGAAGTTGTGCGCTATGTGCTCGCGGGGCTCGATGCCGTGGCGAAGGAGGCAAAGGCCACCGAACCGCCCCAGGCGTCCACAACGCCTAAAGCTGGAAAGCGACGGTGAGCAGCAGCCCCTCGGCCACGTCGCGCATCAGCCCCGGGCGCCGCGCACGATAGGGCTCGCCAGCCGAGGCGGTGGTCTCGATCCACTCGGCCAGCCATTCGATGTCCTCACGGCCATAGAACACAACGGCTGCCTCGTGGTTCAGCAGCAGGCTGCGCAGGTCGAGGTTGATCGAGCCGCACATGGCGAGTTCGTCGTCCACCACCACGGCCTTGGCATGCGCCATGAACGGCAGCATGCTGAAGCTCACGCCCGCGCGTGCCAGGTCGCGCATGGCGCGCGCGCGTACGAAGTCGGCAAGGCGATGGTTCGACTGCGCGGGCATCGCGATGGTCACTTGCACGCCGCGCCGCGCGGCCAGCCGCAGTGCATCGCGCAGGCCGTCGCCGGGCACGAAGTAGGGCGTGATCGCAAGCACGCGATGCTCGGCGCGAAAGCAGGCGTCGATCAGCAGCGCATGTGCCGTGTCCTCTGTCTGGTCGGGGCCGCTCGGCAGGAACTGCGCCATCGCTGTGCCCGGCCCTTCGGGCACGTCGTCGGCCGTGATGGCACGGGCCTTTCGGCTGCGCACCGAGGCCCAGTCGTGGTCGAACTGGCGCGCCGCCGCCGCGGCCACGCTGCCATGCAGGTCGAAGGACAGGTCGCGCCAGGCCTCGGGGTGCTTGTCGTTGCCGGTGAAGTATTCGCCCGCGAGGTTGCGCCCGCCCGACCAGAGCCAGCCGTCGTCGGCAATGGTGAACTTGCGGTGGTTGCGCAGGTTGCGAGGGCCGATGCGGCGCAGGCTGAAGAAGGGGCGGAACACGGCCACCTCGCCACCTGCCACACGCAGCCGGTCGAAGTGATGGCGCGGCAGCGACAGCGCGCCGAAGCCGTCGAGCAGCACCCGCACCTTGATGCCCTCGCGCGCCCGCTTGGCGAGCCGGTCGATCACCGCGTGGCCGAGCGGATCGTCGCCGATGATGAAGGTGCACACGTCGATGCGCTCGCGCGCGCCGTCGATCACCTGCCACAGCGCATCGCGCGCGGCCTCGCCGTCGGCATGCATGCGGATCGCGCAGCGCCCCGGCGGCGCGAGACCGAAGCTTTCGATCAGGTCGGCGGCCCAGTGGCCCGGCGGCACAGAGCGCGGCGGCCTGGGCGAGCCTGCCGGGCGCAGCTTGCGCTGGCCGAACAGCAGGTACATCGGCAGGATGAAGTAGGGCATCAGCACCAGCCCCATGACCCAGGCGATGGCCGTGGTGGGGGCGCGCTGCTCGCGGCGCGCGCGCGTGGTCAGCACGTAGACCAGCAGCGCGAAAGTGACGACGAGAAAATGCTGCGAAGGAGAGGGCAGCCAGTCGAACTCTTTGGTCGGCATGGACCGATGATGCCTCAGCGTTGCGGGCTGTGCCTTCAGTGTCCCTTCAGCGTTGCAGGAAGGCCGGCACACCGCGCCCTTGCGAGGCCAGGAATCGCATCATCGGATCGACCACCGCGCGCACTGCGGGCCGCTCGCCCACACGCGTGCGCCAGGCCAGCAGGCGCGGTGTGGCGTCGGTCATGCCGGCGCCCTTGCGGTCGGCGAACACGTAGGCCATGTAGAAGGCGATGTCGGCGAAGGAGTAGGGGCCGGCCAGGTATTCGCGTGTGGCCAGCAGGCCTTCCATTTCTTCGTAGAAGCGCGCGCAGCCGGCGCAGGCCGCGATCGCGGGAGGGCTCTGCATGGCGTCCTGCAGGCCGAAGAGCTTGATGACATTCGGGAAGAAGACCTCGTCGGACTTCTGCTCCAGCTGCCGCGCGCGGGCCCGTTCGGCAATGCCTGCGGGCCACAGCGCAAGGCTGGGGTAGCGGTCTTCGAGGTACTCGAAGATCTGCGTCGAGTCGAACAGCGAAACCGCGTCGTCGACCAGCACGGGCACCTGCTGCTTGACGGGATTGACCCGAAGCACTTCAGGGTGCTTGGGCTCGTAGGCATCGTCCTTGGTGAAGGGCACCATGACCAGTTCGAAGGGCACGCCTTTTTCGCGTGCCGCGATCTCGACCTTGGCGCCGAACATGCTGAGGGGGCCTGAGTAGATGTGAGTCGTCATGCCCCCGACTTCACCAGAAACGGCGCGTCAGGTCGAGCCCCAGACCTCCTGCGCCGTCTCGACCACCAGGCGCAGCTTGTTGCGCTGCGCTTCCACCGCGATGTTGTTGCCGTGCACCGTGCTGGAGAAGCCGCACTGCGGCGACAGCGCGAGCTGGTCGAGCGAGGCGTACTTGGCGGCGTCCTCGATGCGGCGCTTGAGCTCGTCCTTGTCTTCCATCTCGCCGAACTTGGTGGTCACCAGGCCGAGCACCACGGTCTTGCCCTTGGGCAGGTAGCGCAGCGGCTTGAAGTCGCCCGAGCGGGCGTCGTCGTATTCCATGAAGTAGGCGTCGAGGTCCATCTCCTTGAGCAGTGCCTCGGCCACGGGCTCATAGTTGCCGGCCGCGGCGTGCGTGCTCTTGAAGTTGCCGCGGCACAGGTGCATGGCCAGCAGCATGCCCGGCGGCTTCTGCGCGACCACCTTGTTGATGAAGGCGGCATAGCGGTGCGGCAGCTCGTTCGGGTCGTCGCCGCGCTTGCGGGCGGCTTCGCGCATGTGCTCGTCGCACAGGTAGGCGAGGTTGGTGTCGTCCATCTGCACGTAGGTGCAGCCGGCGGCGGCCAGCGAGCGCAGCTCGTCGCCATAGGCCTTGGCCACGTCGTCGTAGAACGTCGGGTCGAGCTCGGGGTACGCCTCCTTGCTGATGCCGGCGCGGCCGCCGCGGAAGTGCAGCATGGTCGGCGAGGGGATCGTCACCTTCGGTGTGCGGCCCGCCGAGACCTGGCTCTTGAGGTACTGGAAGTCGGCGAGCTGGATGTCCTTGATGTGGCGCACCTTGTCGAGCACGCGCATCGCGGGCGGAGCGAGTTCTTCGGTGCCGTCGGGCTTGCGGATGGTGACCGGAATGTCGGTCTTCACGCCGCCGAGCTGGTCGAGGAAGTCGATGTGGAAGTAGGTGCGGCGGAACTCGCCGTCGGTGATGCTCTTGAGGCCGATGTCTTCCTGGAAGCGGACGATCTCGGTGATTGCCTTGTCTTCGACGCGGCGAAGCTGTTCGGGCGTGATCTCGCCCTTGGCTTTCTGTTCGCGGGCTTCGAGCAGGTACTTGGGGCGCAGGAAACTGCCCACGTGGTCGTAGCGGGCAGGCAAGGCGGCGTGCTGTGACATGGATGACTCCGTCGTGATTTGGGGAACGAGCGGAACATCGTATCGCCTTCGAAATGTCGATGCCTGTATACAGATGTCTCGGTGTTTACCCTCGAAATGATTCAAAAGACTGGAAATTTCAGGTTTTCTGTATACATTGAGTATTCATGAAAACGCCCACGACCGCCTTTCCACTGAACGCTTGGTATGCCGCCGCCTACGACGTCGAAGTGCGTCACGCGCTGCTGCCACGCACCATCTGCAACCAGAAAGTGGTGCTGTTCCGCCGCACCGATGGCCAGGTGGCCGTGCTCGAAGACGCCTGCTGGCACCGGCTGATGCCGCTGTCGCTGGGCCGCCTCGAGGGCGACGAACTGGTCTGCGGCTACCACGGCCTCGTCTACAACAGCCAGGGCCGCTGCACCCACATGCCGAGCCAGGAAACGCTCAACCCCTCGGCTTGCGTGCGCAGCTTTCCGGTGGTGGAGAAGCACCGCTTCGTGTGGATCTGGCCAGGCGATCCGGCCAAGGCCGACCCGGCGCTGGTGCCCGACATGCACTGGAACGACGACCCCGCCTGGGCCGGCGACGGCAAGATGATCCGCGTCAACTGCGACTACCGCCTCGTGGTCGACAACCTCATGGACCTGACGCACGAGACCTTCGTGCACGGCTCGTCCATCGGCAACCGCGAAGTGGCCGAGGCGCCTTTCGTGGCCACGCATGGCGACCGCTCGGCAACCGTCACGCGATGGATGGAAGACATCGACCCGCCGCCGTTCTGGGGCAGCCAGATCCGCCATGCGCGCGGCTACACCGGCAAGGTCGACCGCTGGCAGATCATCCGTTTCGAAGGCCCGTGCACCGTGAACATCGACGTCGGCGTGGCCGAGGCGGGCAGCGGCGCGGTGCCCCAGGGCAGCGACCCTGGCGACCGCAGCAAGGGCGTCAACGGCTACGTGCTCAACACCATCACGCCCGAGACCGACAAGACCTGCCTCTACTTCTGGGCCTTCTCGCGCAACTACTGCCTGGGCGAGCAGCGCCTCACGCACGAGCTGCGTGAAGGCGTCGCCGGCATCTTCCGTGAAGACGAGCTCGTGCTCGAGGCGCAGCAGAAGGCGATGGATGACCACCCCGACCACAAGTTCTACAACCTCAACATCGACGCCGGCTCGATGTGGGCGCGACGGCTGATCGACCGCATGATCGAAAAGGAAAAGCCCGCGCGCGCCGCGATCCCGATCCGGCCGGCCGAAAAGGCAGCCGCGTGAAGGTCGCTGCCGTTTCCACCGCCGCCGAGCCCGGCGACAGCGGCAGTTCGCAGGCCGTGAAGGCGCAACTGCGGCTGCGCGAGATGATCCTTGCGGGCGAGCTGCCCGGTGGCGCGCGCATTGCCGAAGTGGCCATCTCCGAGCAGCTCGGCGTGTCGCGCACGCCGGTGCGCACCGCGCTCATGCGGCTCGAACAGGAGGGCCTGCTCGAAGCGCTGCCTAACGGCGGCTATGCGGTGCGTACTTTTTCGGAGCGCGACGTGGCCGACGCCATCGAGCTGCGCGGCACGCTCGAAGGACTGGTCGCCCGGCTCGCGGCCGAGCGCGGCGCGGCGCCCGTCGTGCTGCGCGAAGCGCGCGCCTGCCTGCAGCGCATCGACGAGCTGCTGCGCGAGCCCGCACTCGACGACGCGGCCTTCTCGCGCTACGTGACGCACAACGAGCGCTTCCACGCGCTGCTCTGCGAAATGGCGGGCAGCCCCGTCATCGCGCAGCAGCTGGAGCGCGTGATCAACCTGCCGTTTGCCTCGCCCTCGGGCTTCGTCATCGTGCAGGCCAACTCGCCGGCCGCGCGCGACATGCTCGTGATTGCGCAAGACCAGCATGTGCAGGTGCTCGACGCCATCGAGTCCGGCGAAGGCTCGCGTGCCGAGGCGCTGATGCGCGAGCACAGCCGCATCGCGCGGCGCAACCTGCGCGATGCGCTGCACGGCACGCCCACCGCCGAACAGCGACCGCTGCCGGGCGTGCAGCTGATACGCCGGCGCGGCTGATTTCTCCTTTTTCTCTCTCCGGTTGTTCTCCCGATGAAAAGCGATCTTCAATGGATGCAGGCGCAAGTCGTTGCGCTGCGCGATGTCACGCCCACCGTGCGCGAATTCGAACTGCGCCCCGACGGCGGCTTTGCCGAATCCCATGAACCCGGCGCCCACCTGCAAGTGCAGGTGCTGACGGCGCAGGGCAAGGTGCAGACCCGCTCGTATTCGCTGGTGGGCGAGGGCGACGGCCAGTGCTGGCGCATCGCCGTCAAGCGGCTCGACGACGGCCGTGGCGGTTCGCTCGCAATGTGGCGGCTGGCCGTGGGCGACCGCCTGCAGGTGAGCGCGCCGCAGAACCACTTTCCGCTCGACCTTTCGGCGCCGGGCTACCTGCTGGTGGCGGGCGGTATCGGCATCACGCCGCTGGTGCTGATGGCGCAGCGGCTGGGCGCGCACGCAAGGCGCACCGGCGTGCCGGTGAAGATGCTCTACGGCGCGCGGCATGCGGGCGAGCTCGGCTATCTGTCGCATCTGCAAGAGGCATTGGGCGAGGGCGTCGAAGCTCATGAAGGCTCGGCTCCCATCGACTTCGCCGCTGCCATCGCCGCGCTGCCGTCCGGCGGCCAGCTCTACACCTGCGGCCCGGTGCCCATGCTCGAGGCCGTCAAGCGCGCGTGGCACGCAGCCGGCCGTGCCATCGAGGATTTGCGCTTCGAAACCTTCGGCAGCAGCGGCCGCCTGGCCACGCAGTCCTTCCAAGTGCGCATTCCCCGGCACGACCTGGCCATTACGGTGCCGGCCGACTGCACGCTGCTCGAAGCCCTCGACGCAGCCGGCGTACAGACGCTCTCGGACTGCAAGCGCGGCGAATGCGGCTTGTGCGCCATGGACGTGATCGCCGTCGACGGCGAGATCGATCACCGCGACGTGTTCCTCAGCGAGCACGAAAAGAAGTCGACCACGCGCATCTGCGCCTGCGTGTCGCGCGCCGTGGGCACCCTCACGCTCGACTCCGCCTACCGCGCCGACAGCTGACCTGCCCGCTCTGCAAGCTGCCTTGCGCGATGATCGCGCAGTTCATTTGGCAATCGCGCAACAAAGGTCAACGGTAATGGCCGGCTAGGTGATTGCCTGCTCCGCCGGATGTTGCAAAGTGTTGAAAATAGCCCCGGTTCGCGTTCCGCCCCTCAAAGGAAAAAACATGCAAAGACGCCATCTCATCCAGACCGCCGCCCTCTCGGCACTTGCGCTTTCAATGTCGCTGGCCAGTGCCCAGGACGCCAACAAGTTCAAGATCGGCCTGATCCTTCCGATGACGGGCCAGTCGGCCTCCACCGGCCGCCAGATCGAAGCCGCCGCGCGCCTGTACATGGCCCAGAACGGCGACACCGTGGCCGGCAAGAAGGTGGAGCTGATCGTCAAGGACGACACTGGCCTGCCCGACGTGACCAAGCGCCTCGCGCAGGAGCTGGTGGTGAACGACAAGGTCAACGTGCTGGCCGGCTTCGGCCTGACGCCTCTGGCCCTCGCCGTGGCGCCAATTGCCACGCAGTCGAAGACGCCCGAAGTGGTGATGGCTGCTGCCACGTCGAGCATCACCGAGGCTTCGCCCTACATCATTCGTTCGAGCTTCACGCTGCCGCAGGTGTCGGTGGCCATGGGCGACTGGGCGCCGAAGAATGGCGTGAAGACGGTCGTCACGCTGGTGGCCGACTACGGCCCGGGCAACGACGCCGAGAAGTTCTTCAGCGAGCGCTTCCAGCTCAACGGCGGCAAGGTGCTCGACAAGCTGCGCGTGCCGCTGCGCAACCCCGACTTCGCGCCGTTCCTGCAGAAGGTGCGTGACGTGAAGCCCGACGCGCTGTTCGTCTTCGTGCCCTCGGGCGCGGGCGCGGCGGTGATGAAGCAGTTCCTGGAGCGCGGCATGGACAAGGCCGGCATCAAGATGATCGCCACCGGCGACGTGACGGACGACGACCAGCTCAACGACATGGGCGACGGCGCGCTGGGCGTGGTCACCTCGCACCACTACTCGGCCGCGCACCCCTCGGCCATGAACAAGAAGTTCGTCGAGGCCTTCGAGAAGGCCAACCCGAAGATGCGCCCCAACTTCATGGCTGTGGGCGGCTACGACGGCATGCGCGTGATCTACGAAGCACTCAAGATCACCAAGGGTCAGGGCGGCGGCGAAGCGCTGCTGGCGGCCATGAAGGGCCAGGTCTTCGAGAGCCCGCGCGGCCCGGTGCTGATCGATGCGCAGACGCGCGACATCGTGCAGGACGTGTACCTGCGCAAGGTCGAGAAGAAGGACGGGCAGCTTTACAACGTCGAGTTCGATGTGATCAAAGGCGTGAAGGACCCAGGTAAAGCCAAGTGAGGCTTGTCTCTGGGGGGCGTTGTTGTTCGGGGCGCGATCACGCCGACGGGGTACCTTGCTCCGCGAATGTCCCCCGGCCTTCGGCCTCCTCCTTTATTTCGCTGCGCAAGGCACCCCATCGGCGTGATCTTTCAGAGCAGTCGTTGATCGGCCGGCATAAGCACGCACCCCGAACGAAACGAACAGCCCCAGAAATAGCTTCGTAAAAAACACGACATGCTGACCATTCTTTTCGACGGCATCGCCTACGGCATGCTGCTCTTCGTGCTGGCGGTAGGCCTCGCCGTGACGCTCGGCCTGATGAACTTCATCAACCTCGCGCACGGCGCTTTCGCCATGGCGGGTGGCTACCTCACGGTGTTCGCAATGCAGAAGCTCGGCGTGCCCTTCCTGGCCTGCCTGCCGCTCGCATTCATCGTCGTCGCGCTGGCCGGGGCCTTGCTCGAACGCACGCTCTACCGGCCGATGTACGGCAAGCCGCACCTCGATCAGGTGCTCTTTTCCATCGGCCTTGCCTTCATGGCGGTGGCGGCCATCGACTACTTCGTGGGCTCCTCGCAGCAGAACGTGCAATTGCCTGAATGGCTGCGCGGGCGCACCGAGATCGGCGACGGCGCGCTGCTGCTGGGCATGGGGCACTACCGGCTCTTCATCATCGGCGTGTGCGCGGTGCTCACCGTGGTGCTGCAGCTCATTCTTTCGAAGACGCGCTTCGGCAGCCGGCTGCGCGCCGCGGTCGATGACCCGCGCGTGGCGGCGGGCCTGGGCATCAACGTGAACATCGTGTTCCTGCTGACCTTCGCCGTGGGCTCAGGGCTCGCGGGGCTGGGCGGTGCGCTGGGCGCGGAGATCCTCGGCCTCGACCCGACATTCCCGCTGAAGTACATGATCTATTTCCTGATCGTGGTGTCGGTCGGCGGCACCTCGTCGATCACCGGGCCGCTCGCGGCGGCGCTGCTGCTTGGCATTGCCGACGTGGCGGGCAAGTATTTCATTCCGAAGATGGGTGCATTCACCGTCTACCTCCTGATGATCATGATCCTGATGTGGCGGCCCCAGGGCCTGTTCACGCGCAAGGGAGGCCGTTGATGAGCACGCCTTCAACCACCGAGTTCCAGTCGGCCCTCTTGCGCAAGGCGCGCTGGCACCCGCTCGAATTCGTGGCCTGGGCCGTGGCCTTCGCGCTGCCGCTCGTCATGCCTTCGCACTCGCTGCTGGTCAATGAGATCGCCATCGTTGCGTTGTTCGCGATGTCGCTCGATTTGATTCTTGGCTACACCGGCATCGTGTCGCTGGGCCATGCCGCCTTCTTCGGTTTCGGCGCGTATGCGGCGGCGTTGTTCGCCAAGCTCGTGATGCCGGACCCGACCGTGGGGCTGGTAATCGCAACCGTGCTGTCGGCCTCGCTGGGCCTCGTGGCCAGCGTGACGATCTTGCGCGGCAGCGACCTCACGCGGCTGATGGTCACGCTCGGCACCGCGCTGCTGCTGCTCGAACTCGCCAACAAGCTCGACTGGCTCACCGGCGGCGCCGACGGCCTGCAGGGCGTGGTGATGGGGCCGGTGCTCGGCCTGTTCGAGTTCGACCTGTATGGCCGCACGGCCGCCTGGTATTCGCTGGCCGTGATGCTGGTGCTGTTCCTCGTGATGCGCCGGCTCGTGCATTCGCCGTTCGGCGCCACGCTGAAGGCCATTCGCGACAACCGGCTGCGCGCCATGGCAATCGGCATTCCGGTCGTGTCGCGGCTCGTGGTGATCTACACCGTGGCGGCGGGCATCGCCGGCGCCGCGGGCGCGCTGCTCGCGCAGACCACCGGCTTCGCCTCGCTCGACGTGCTGGCCTTCGACCGCTCGGCCGATGTGCTGCTGATGCTCGTCATCGGCGGCGTGGGCTGGCTCTATGGCGGCGTGGCGGGCGCCATCGTGTTCAAGCTGCTGCAGACCTGGCTGTCGGCCGTGACGCCGCAGTACTGGATGTTCTGGATCGGCCTGATCCTGGTGCTGCTGGTGCTGGTGGGACGCGACCGCCTGCTCAAGCCGTGGACATGGTTTGGCTTGGGCGGCAAGAAGAAGGGCGAGAAAGGTGGTGTGGCATGACCGACACCGTGCTCTCGACCCATGGCCTCGTGATGCGCTTCGGCGGCATCACCGCCACCAACAACGTGACGATGGAGCTCAGGCGCGGCGCACGCCACGCGCTGATCGGCCCCAACGGAGCGGGCAAGACCACGCTCATCAACCAGCTGACGGGCGTGCTGACGCCCACCGAAGGTCGCATCACGCTGCTGGGCGAAGACATCACCACGCTCGCGCCGCACAAGCGAGTGGCGCGCGGGCTGGTGCGCACCTTCCAGATCAACCAGCTGTTCGATTCGATGACGCCGCTCGAAACGCTGGCGCTCGTGGTGTCGCAGCACCAGGGCATCGGCGCGCAATGGTGGCGGCCGCTCGGCGCCAGCAAGGCGATTGCCGAGCGCGCGGGGCAACTGCTCGAACAGTTCCACCTGGGCGACGTGGCGCAGCAGCAGGTGAAGCACCTGGCTTATGGCAAGCGCCGCCTCCTGGAGATTGCGATTGCGCTGGCTTGCGAGCCTCGCGTGCTGCTGCTCGACGAGCCCGTGGCGGGCGTGCCCGCCGGCGAGCGCGAAGAACTGCTGCAGACCGTGGCCGCGCTGCCTGCCGATGTGTCGGTGCTGCTGATCGAGCACGACATGGACTTGGTGTTCAGCTTTGCCGACCGCATGACCGTGCTGGTCAACGGCACGCTGCTGACCGAAGGCGACCCAGAAACCATTGCCAACGACCCGAAGGTGAAAGAGGTCTACCTGGGCCACGGGGAGAGCGCTCATGTCTGAGCTGCTGCGCATCGAGAACCTGAGCGCCGGCTACGGCGAGGCCGTGGTGCTGCACGACGTGGCGTTCGCGCTCGGCGAAGGCCAGACGCTGGCTCTGCTGGGCCGCAACGGCACGGGCAAGACCACGCTGATCAACACGCTCGCGGGCGCAACGCGCCAGCACGGCGGCAGCATCACGCTGGGCGGCCAGGCGCTGCACAAGCTCGCGCCGCATCAGCGTGCGGCGGCCGGCATCGGCTGGGTGCCGCAGGAGCGCAACATCTTCAAGTCGCTCACGGTGCACGAGAACCTCACGGCGGTGGAGCGGCCGGGCAAATGGAACCCGCAGCGCGTCTACGAGATGTTCCCGCGCCTTGCCGAACGCAAGACCAACCTCGGCACGCAGCTCTCGGGCGGCGAGCAGCAGATGCTGGCCGTGGGCCGTGCGCTGGTGTTGAACCCGAAGCTGCTGCTGCTCGACGAGCCGCTCGAAGGGCTCGCGCCGATCATCGTGGAAGAGCTGCTGCGCGCCATCCGCCGCATCACCCAGGACGAGGGGCTGGCCGCGATCATCGTGGAGCAGCATCCGCAGGCGATCCTCGCGATTTCCGACGAAGCGGTGGTGCTCGACCACGGCACCATCGTGCACACCGACAAGGCCGCGACATTGCGCACGCAGCCTGAAGTGCTCGACCGCCTGCTGGGCGTCGCGCGCTAGACGAGTTCCGCGAGGCGCGCCTTCCAGTCTTCCGCGCGGCCGAGCCATGGGCCGATGTCGATGCGGCTGGCGCTGCCATCGG
This is a stretch of genomic DNA from Variovorax paradoxus. It encodes these proteins:
- a CDS encoding GntR family transcriptional regulator, whose translation is MKVAAVSTAAEPGDSGSSQAVKAQLRLREMILAGELPGGARIAEVAISEQLGVSRTPVRTALMRLEQEGLLEALPNGGYAVRTFSERDVADAIELRGTLEGLVARLAAERGAAPVVLREARACLQRIDELLREPALDDAAFSRYVTHNERFHALLCEMAGSPVIAQQLERVINLPFASPSGFVIVQANSPAARDMLVIAQDQHVQVLDAIESGEGSRAEALMREHSRIARRNLRDALHGTPTAEQRPLPGVQLIRRRG
- a CDS encoding PDR/VanB family oxidoreductase, which translates into the protein MKSDLQWMQAQVVALRDVTPTVREFELRPDGGFAESHEPGAHLQVQVLTAQGKVQTRSYSLVGEGDGQCWRIAVKRLDDGRGGSLAMWRLAVGDRLQVSAPQNHFPLDLSAPGYLLVAGGIGITPLVLMAQRLGAHARRTGVPVKMLYGARHAGELGYLSHLQEALGEGVEAHEGSAPIDFAAAIAALPSGGQLYTCGPVPMLEAVKRAWHAAGRAIEDLRFETFGSSGRLATQSFQVRIPRHDLAITVPADCTLLEALDAAGVQTLSDCKRGECGLCAMDVIAVDGEIDHRDVFLSEHEKKSTTRICACVSRAVGTLTLDSAYRADS
- a CDS encoding ABC transporter substrate-binding protein, translated to MQRRHLIQTAALSALALSMSLASAQDANKFKIGLILPMTGQSASTGRQIEAAARLYMAQNGDTVAGKKVELIVKDDTGLPDVTKRLAQELVVNDKVNVLAGFGLTPLALAVAPIATQSKTPEVVMAAATSSITEASPYIIRSSFTLPQVSVAMGDWAPKNGVKTVVTLVADYGPGNDAEKFFSERFQLNGGKVLDKLRVPLRNPDFAPFLQKVRDVKPDALFVFVPSGAGAAVMKQFLERGMDKAGIKMIATGDVTDDDQLNDMGDGALGVVTSHHYSAAHPSAMNKKFVEAFEKANPKMRPNFMAVGGYDGMRVIYEALKITKGQGGGEALLAAMKGQVFESPRGPVLIDAQTRDIVQDVYLRKVEKKDGQLYNVEFDVIKGVKDPGKAK
- a CDS encoding branched-chain amino acid ABC transporter permease — encoded protein: MLTILFDGIAYGMLLFVLAVGLAVTLGLMNFINLAHGAFAMAGGYLTVFAMQKLGVPFLACLPLAFIVVALAGALLERTLYRPMYGKPHLDQVLFSIGLAFMAVAAIDYFVGSSQQNVQLPEWLRGRTEIGDGALLLGMGHYRLFIIGVCAVLTVVLQLILSKTRFGSRLRAAVDDPRVAAGLGINVNIVFLLTFAVGSGLAGLGGALGAEILGLDPTFPLKYMIYFLIVVSVGGTSSITGPLAAALLLGIADVAGKYFIPKMGAFTVYLLMIMILMWRPQGLFTRKGGR
- a CDS encoding branched-chain amino acid ABC transporter permease; protein product: MSTPSTTEFQSALLRKARWHPLEFVAWAVAFALPLVMPSHSLLVNEIAIVALFAMSLDLILGYTGIVSLGHAAFFGFGAYAAALFAKLVMPDPTVGLVIATVLSASLGLVASVTILRGSDLTRLMVTLGTALLLLELANKLDWLTGGADGLQGVVMGPVLGLFEFDLYGRTAAWYSLAVMLVLFLVMRRLVHSPFGATLKAIRDNRLRAMAIGIPVVSRLVVIYTVAAGIAGAAGALLAQTTGFASLDVLAFDRSADVLLMLVIGGVGWLYGGVAGAIVFKLLQTWLSAVTPQYWMFWIGLILVLLVLVGRDRLLKPWTWFGLGGKKKGEKGGVA
- a CDS encoding ABC transporter ATP-binding protein, whose amino-acid sequence is MTDTVLSTHGLVMRFGGITATNNVTMELRRGARHALIGPNGAGKTTLINQLTGVLTPTEGRITLLGEDITTLAPHKRVARGLVRTFQINQLFDSMTPLETLALVVSQHQGIGAQWWRPLGASKAIAERAGQLLEQFHLGDVAQQQVKHLAYGKRRLLEIAIALACEPRVLLLDEPVAGVPAGEREELLQTVAALPADVSVLLIEHDMDLVFSFADRMTVLVNGTLLTEGDPETIANDPKVKEVYLGHGESAHV
- a CDS encoding ABC transporter ATP-binding protein; its protein translation is MSELLRIENLSAGYGEAVVLHDVAFALGEGQTLALLGRNGTGKTTLINTLAGATRQHGGSITLGGQALHKLAPHQRAAAGIGWVPQERNIFKSLTVHENLTAVERPGKWNPQRVYEMFPRLAERKTNLGTQLSGGEQQMLAVGRALVLNPKLLLLDEPLEGLAPIIVEELLRAIRRITQDEGLAAIIVEQHPQAILAISDEAVVLDHGTIVHTDKAATLRTQPEVLDRLLGVAR